From Pelagibacterium flavum:
GTACCCAAGCACTATCTGCTGCACGCCCATCACTGGCTGATCCTGCATGGGCGCTATGTGTGCAAGGCGCGCAAGCCCGAATGCTATCGCTGCATCATCGCCGAGTGGTGCCGCTATCCGGCCAAGACCGCCGGCTAGACCGGTTGCGCCCCCGGCCGCTATGGCTTAAGCGAGGGGCAGTATCCATGACAGTTTATGCGGAGCGCCGATGACCACGCGGTTCGACGTCCTGACCATCGGCAACGCCATCGTCGATGTGATCGCCCCGATCGATGACACTTTCCTTGTCGATGAAGGCTTGCGCAAATCGATCATGCATCTTGTCGATGCGGATCGCTCGGCGGATCTTTTCTCCAAGATGCCCCAGAACAAGACCATCATTCCGGGCGGCAGTTCGGCCAATACGGCGGCGGGCGTTGCGGCGCTGGGCGGCCGGGCCGCGTTTGTGGGCAAGGTTGCCGAGGACGAGCTGGGCCTGATCTTCCGGGACGATTTCGATACCAAGGGGATCGGGTATGAAACCGGCTATCTTTATGACGGCCCGGCCACCGCGCGCTCGATGATCCTTGTGACGCCCGATGGCGAGCGCACCATGAACACCTATCTGGGCGCCTGCCAGCACCTGACCGAAGACGATATCGTCGAGGAGACCATAGGGGCTTCGGCCATTACCTATATGGAAGGCTATCTGTGGGACCCCCCGCAAGCCAAGAAGGCCTTCGTCAAGGCCGCCCACTACGCCCACAAGAATGAGCGTGCCGCAGCGATCACGCTGTCGGACCCGTTCTGCGTCAACCGGTTCCGCAACGAGTTTCTCGATCTCATCAAGTCAAAGACCATGGATTACGTCTTTGCCAATATCGAGGAGGTCAAGGCGCTCTATGATACCGACGATCTCAACGTCGCCGTGCGCCAGTTGGCCGAAGACGCCGAAATCGCAGCGGTCACCATGGGCGCGCGCGGCGCCATGGCGATCAAGAACGGGGAAATCGTTTCAGTCCCGGCCTTTCCAGTCAGCGATGTCGTCGATGTGACCGGCGCGGGCGATCTTTTCGCATCGGGCTTCCTGCTCGCCACGGCGCGCGGACAATCGATGGAAGAGGCGCTCAAGCTGGGGTGCCTGGCCGCATCGGAAGTGATTTCGCACTATGGCGCGCGCCCGGTGGCCGATCTCAAGGAACTCGCACGCGGCGAAGGTATAGCCGTCTAGACCTTGCGCAACGCCACTTCGTGGATGGAGTGGTCGGCGCCTTTCTTGAGAATCAGATCGGCCCGCCCGCGGGTGGGCAGGATGTTTTCGCGCAGATTCGGCAAATTGATAGACTGCCAGATGGACTTGGCCGTCGAAACTGCCGTCAGCTCGGAAAGCTCGGAAAAGCGCTTGAAAAAGCTCTGGGGGTCGCGGAAAGCCGTTTCGCGCAGCTTCATGAAGCGCTCCACATACCAGGCCTCGAGCACGTCCTCGTCGGCGTCGATATAGACCGAGAAATCGATGAAGTCGGACGCGAAGACGATCGGGTTGCCGGTTTTAGGCAATTCGCCGGGCTGAAGAATGTTGAGCCCCTCGACGATGAGAATGTCGGGGCTCTCCACGGTGTTGGTCTTGTCGGGTACGATATCGTAGACCAGATGAGAATAGGTCGGGGCGCTGACCCTGGGCTGGCCCGATTTGATCGCGGCGAGAAACTGAACGAAGGCCGACCGGTCATAGCTTTCGGGAAAACCCTTGCGCTGCATCAACCCGCGCTCCTCGAGCACCCTGTTGGGATAGAGGAACCCGTCGGTGGTGATGAGATCGACCTTGGGCGAGCTCGGCCAGCGGCGCAGCAAGGCGCGCAGGATGCGGGCGGTGGTCGATTTGCCCACCGCCACCGAACCGGCAACACCGATGATGAAGGGCACCTTTGCCCCGTTATGGCCCAGAAAGCGCGTCGAGGCGTAGTGGATGCCCTGAATGGCTTCGACGTAGAACGAGAGCAGTCGGGTTAGCGGCAGATAGACGATTTCGGCTTCAGCCAGCGAGATCGGATCGTTGAGGGCCCGGAGGTGTTCGATATCTTCGGCATTGAGCGTCATGGGCTCGTCAGCGCGCAGCCGTGCCCATTCGTCGATAGAAAAACTCAGATAAGGCGTGTAGGAACTCTTGGGCATTCTCAGTCCCTGGGCCTTGCGGCCTTTTCGGCCAGACCCGATTGCGCCGTGCGCCGGTCAAGTTCATCGGACACTTCAGAGAGCGCCACGCCCTCCGAGCGCAACAGAACCAGAAGGTGATAGACAAGGTCGGCGCCTTCCTTGACCAGTTCCTCGCGATCGCCGCTCATCGCCGCAATCACTGTCTCAACGGCCTCTTCGCCCAG
This genomic window contains:
- a CDS encoding adenosine kinase produces the protein MTTRFDVLTIGNAIVDVIAPIDDTFLVDEGLRKSIMHLVDADRSADLFSKMPQNKTIIPGGSSANTAAGVAALGGRAAFVGKVAEDELGLIFRDDFDTKGIGYETGYLYDGPATARSMILVTPDGERTMNTYLGACQHLTEDDIVEETIGASAITYMEGYLWDPPQAKKAFVKAAHYAHKNERAAAITLSDPFCVNRFRNEFLDLIKSKTMDYVFANIEEVKALYDTDDLNVAVRQLAEDAEIAAVTMGARGAMAIKNGEIVSVPAFPVSDVVDVTGAGDLFASGFLLATARGQSMEEALKLGCLAASEVISHYGARPVADLKELARGEGIAV
- the coaA gene encoding type I pantothenate kinase; protein product: MPKSSYTPYLSFSIDEWARLRADEPMTLNAEDIEHLRALNDPISLAEAEIVYLPLTRLLSFYVEAIQGIHYASTRFLGHNGAKVPFIIGVAGSVAVGKSTTARILRALLRRWPSSPKVDLITTDGFLYPNRVLEERGLMQRKGFPESYDRSAFVQFLAAIKSGQPRVSAPTYSHLVYDIVPDKTNTVESPDILIVEGLNILQPGELPKTGNPIVFASDFIDFSVYIDADEDVLEAWYVERFMKLRETAFRDPQSFFKRFSELSELTAVSTAKSIWQSINLPNLRENILPTRGRADLILKKGADHSIHEVALRKV
- a CDS encoding phosphoribosyl-ATP diphosphatase, producing the protein MTLSIEALDARLAERANASPEESYTAKLIARGTAKCAQKLGEEAVETVIAAMSGDREELVKEGADLVYHLLVLLRSEGVALSEVSDELDRRTAQSGLAEKAARPRD